A stretch of the Flavobacterium aquiphilum genome encodes the following:
- a CDS encoding UvrD-helicase domain-containing protein, with the protein MERPSFAIYDASAGSGKTYALVKEYLKIILTANKNDAYRNILAITFTNKAVHEMKSRIVGSLSEFAKDEPNSKASDLMQDLVNGRRSEVNPEEWAEEPIGLSVIQIKTKSQQIIKHIIHNYAAFDISTIDKFTHKVIRAFAHDLGLPMTFEVTLDTENLLTESVDAIIAQAGEDETLTKLLIDFTMEKTDDDKSWDISREILETGKLVLNENNRNEIVHFHDKSISDFIAVKEKLVQACKDLEKENAECANELLQLIDKNGVDLKSFSRGTFPNHLQAIADGKFNPKNKMFREFEDIAINKTAKDRAIIENSIPELLQSLSGIYKNFEKRNFYKAFLKNITPLSLLNTVSNELEKIQNEQNILSISEFNAIIHREIQNQPAPFIYERLGERYRHFFIDEFQDTSEMQWQNLIPLIDNALAGQDDSGQKGTLMIVGDPKQSIYRWRGGKAEQFIELSKDQNPFSNPEKKLEHLDKNYRSYSQIIEFNNDFFKLLSNEFTNPDYKDLYENHSHQKINNKVGGYVNISFLPEIESSEDDEEALDKTEQYVLATLNTIQKVLKEGFEYKDIVILTRKRSQGIAVANYLTEQKIPLLSSETLMIKNATEVQLIIHILKYLKNSSDLESKANFLQYLAQNKQNQLPVHDFIAEGMDLKDEVAFEKWLENCNVELSFQNIRKKSLYEAVEIIISKFLPPTPSKGGGVEDGIGSNIESGHVLNSNKLGYMTGGNFSHLLIDKAKEMRDNPTKAEKILWSELRSKALDEKFRQQHLIGDFIVDFVCLSKKLVIEVDGGIHDLQKEYDEQRTLSLNEKGFKVIRFTNDEVISSISIVLNKIKEELELQKILLKEGIDDKDIFIDKVSPKSPSPSGRVGEGTAYVQYFLDIVLERDVRNQAGISDFLNYWDKNSEKFSIPSPEGTNAVRIMTIHKSKGLEFPVVIMPFAEEDYNRKPKDKLWLSAEEEDLDMPKVLVDNSSAIEEFGEEASAVYNLKKQEELLDNINVLYVALTRAEEQLYVISQNVKPRKDGEYPSNMASFFIKYLMQQGLYEENKLGYEFGNSTKLSDKEIHIDTTKNIPVVAEILNPKNIKIAQREALMWGTHQQEAIEFGNVIHEILSFIATRNDVELAIEKAVENGLITILQKDVVYNSINQIVNHMDLGDYFSEGSEVLNEKTIIQKEGGIVKPDRMVINKANEVFLLDYKTGVPNQKYSYQLENYQTAIEKMGFKVQKKALVYIGTEIDVIHL; encoded by the coding sequence ATGGAAAGACCTTCTTTTGCCATATATGACGCTTCGGCCGGTTCCGGAAAAACTTATGCACTTGTCAAAGAATATCTCAAAATTATTTTGACGGCAAATAAGAACGATGCTTATCGAAATATATTGGCAATAACTTTTACCAACAAGGCAGTGCACGAAATGAAAAGCCGAATCGTTGGTAGTTTATCCGAATTTGCAAAAGACGAACCTAACTCGAAAGCTTCAGATTTAATGCAAGATTTGGTAAATGGCAGACGAAGCGAAGTTAATCCAGAAGAATGGGCTGAGGAGCCAATAGGTCTTTCTGTAATTCAAATCAAAACCAAATCCCAACAAATCATAAAGCATATTATTCATAATTATGCTGCTTTTGATATATCCACTATTGATAAATTCACGCATAAAGTGATTCGTGCTTTTGCCCATGATTTGGGATTGCCCATGACTTTTGAGGTGACTTTGGATACCGAAAATTTGTTGACAGAATCTGTTGATGCCATCATCGCACAAGCCGGAGAAGATGAAACCCTGACAAAATTGCTCATCGATTTCACGATGGAAAAAACCGATGATGATAAATCTTGGGATATTTCGCGAGAGATTTTGGAAACAGGAAAATTAGTGCTGAATGAAAATAACCGAAATGAAATTGTGCATTTTCACGATAAATCAATAAGTGATTTCATCGCCGTAAAAGAAAAATTGGTTCAGGCTTGCAAAGATTTAGAAAAGGAGAATGCCGAATGCGCTAATGAATTGTTGCAGTTAATTGATAAAAACGGAGTCGATTTGAAATCCTTTTCGAGAGGTACTTTTCCTAATCATCTTCAAGCTATAGCGGATGGGAAATTCAATCCAAAAAACAAAATGTTTCGGGAGTTCGAGGATATTGCTATCAATAAAACGGCAAAAGACCGAGCGATAATAGAAAACAGTATACCTGAGTTGCTTCAAAGTCTTAGTGGAATTTATAAAAACTTCGAGAAACGAAATTTCTATAAAGCCTTTTTGAAAAACATTACACCATTATCGTTGTTGAATACGGTGAGCAACGAATTGGAGAAAATTCAAAACGAACAAAATATCCTTTCAATCTCGGAATTCAATGCGATTATTCATCGCGAAATTCAAAACCAACCCGCCCCTTTTATATATGAACGATTGGGAGAGCGTTACCGCCATTTTTTTATTGACGAATTTCAGGATACTTCCGAAATGCAATGGCAAAATTTGATTCCGCTTATCGACAATGCACTTGCGGGCCAAGATGATTCGGGACAAAAAGGGACGTTGATGATTGTTGGCGATCCAAAACAGTCTATTTATCGTTGGCGAGGAGGTAAGGCGGAGCAATTTATTGAGTTGAGTAAAGATCAAAATCCTTTCAGTAATCCTGAAAAAAAGCTAGAACATTTAGACAAAAATTACAGAAGTTATTCGCAGATAATCGAATTCAATAATGATTTTTTCAAATTGTTGTCTAATGAATTTACTAATCCTGATTACAAAGATTTATATGAAAATCATAGCCATCAGAAGATAAATAATAAAGTAGGCGGCTATGTGAATATCTCCTTTTTGCCAGAGATAGAATCCTCAGAAGATGATGAAGAAGCTCTTGATAAAACGGAGCAGTATGTTTTGGCTACATTAAATACTATCCAAAAAGTTCTAAAAGAAGGTTTTGAATATAAAGACATTGTAATTCTGACCCGAAAAAGAAGTCAGGGAATCGCTGTTGCTAATTATTTGACGGAACAAAAAATTCCGCTCTTGTCTTCGGAAACATTGATGATTAAAAATGCAACCGAAGTTCAATTGATCATTCATATTTTGAAATATTTGAAGAACAGTTCCGATTTGGAATCAAAGGCGAACTTTTTACAATATTTGGCACAAAACAAACAAAATCAATTGCCGGTTCATGATTTCATCGCCGAAGGAATGGACTTGAAAGATGAAGTGGCTTTCGAAAAATGGCTTGAAAATTGTAACGTCGAACTTTCTTTCCAAAATATCAGAAAGAAATCATTGTATGAAGCGGTTGAAATTATTATTTCAAAGTTCCTCCCCCCAACCCCCTCCAAAGGAGGGGGAGTCGAAGATGGAATCGGTTCGAATATCGAAAGCGGTCATGTATTAAATTCTAATAAATTAGGATATATGACAGGAGGAAATTTTTCTCATCTTTTGATTGATAAAGCAAAAGAAATGAGAGATAATCCAACTAAGGCAGAAAAGATTCTTTGGTCAGAACTTAGGTCAAAAGCTTTAGATGAAAAGTTTCGGCAACAACATCTTATAGGTGATTTTATAGTGGATTTTGTTTGTTTGTCAAAAAAGTTAGTGATAGAAGTGGATGGAGGTATTCATGATTTACAGAAAGAATATGATGAACAAAGAACTTTAAGTTTAAATGAAAAAGGGTTTAAGGTAATTCGATTTACAAATGATGAAGTGATAAGCAGTATTTCGATTGTTTTGAATAAAATAAAAGAAGAATTGGAATTACAAAAAATTCTTTTAAAAGAAGGTATAGATGATAAAGATATTTTTATAGATAAAGTCTCCCCAAAGTCTCCCTCCCCTTCGGGGAGGGTTGGGGAGGGGACAGCCTATGTTCAATATTTTTTGGATATTGTTCTTGAGCGCGATGTTCGCAATCAGGCAGGAATTTCAGATTTCCTTAATTATTGGGACAAAAACTCGGAGAAATTCAGCATTCCTTCTCCCGAAGGGACGAATGCGGTTCGAATAATGACTATTCATAAATCAAAGGGGTTGGAGTTTCCCGTGGTGATAATGCCTTTTGCGGAAGAAGATTATAATCGAAAACCGAAAGATAAATTGTGGCTCAGTGCCGAAGAAGAGGATTTGGATATGCCAAAGGTGTTAGTGGATAATAGTAGTGCTATTGAAGAATTTGGAGAAGAGGCATCGGCAGTTTATAATCTGAAAAAGCAGGAAGAATTACTAGATAATATAAATGTATTGTATGTTGCTTTAACTAGGGCGGAGGAGCAATTGTATGTTATTTCTCAAAATGTTAAACCGAGAAAAGATGGGGAATATCCGAGTAATATGGCTTCATTTTTTATAAAATATTTGATGCAACAAGGGCTTTATGAGGAGAATAAATTAGGATATGAATTTGGGAATTCAACAAAGTTATCAGATAAAGAAATACATATTGACACTACCAAAAATATTCCTGTTGTAGCGGAAATATTGAATCCTAAAAACATAAAAATTGCCCAACGAGAGGCATTGATGTGGGGAACTCATCAACAGGAAGCAATTGAATTTGGTAATGTTATACATGAAATACTTTCTTTTATTGCGACAAGAAATGATGTTGAATTAGCAATTGAGAAAGCTGTTGAAAACGGATTGATTACGATACTTCAAAAAGACGTTGTTTATAATTCCATTAATCAGATAGTAAATCATATGGATTTAGGGGATTATTTTTCAGAAGGAAGTGAAGTTTTGAATGAGAAAACAATTATTCAGAAAGAAGGAGGTATTGTTAAGCCGGATAGAATGGTAATCAATAAAGCCAATGAAGTTTTTCTGTTGGATTATAAAACAGGTGTTCCAAATCAAAAATATAGTTATCAGTTGGAAAATTATCAAACAGCCATCGAGAAAATGGGATTCAAAGTGCAAAAAAAAGCACTTGTGTACATAGGAACCGAAATTGATGTGATACATTTGTAA
- a CDS encoding PfkB family carbohydrate kinase translates to MNKLLIVGTVAFDAIETPFGKTDKILGGAATYIGISASFFNVQSAIVSVVGDDFPEEYLKLLTDRNIDISGIEIVKGGKTFFWSGLYHNDLNSRDTLVTELNVLADFQPKVPQDYKNAEVVMLGNLHPLVQSSVLDQMETKPKLVVLDTMNFWMDCALPELLAIIKRVDVITINDEEARQLSGEYSLVKAAAKIHEMGPKYVVIKKGEHGALLFHGEEIFFAPALPLEEVFDPTGAGDTFAGGFSGFIAQSENVSFDNMKNAIIHGSNLASFSVEKFGTERMIQLDKKEVHERLKQFKSLTQFEIEI, encoded by the coding sequence TTTTGGAAAAACTGATAAAATTTTAGGAGGAGCGGCAACATATATTGGGATATCTGCTTCTTTTTTCAATGTGCAATCGGCTATAGTTTCTGTGGTTGGTGATGATTTTCCTGAGGAATATTTGAAATTGCTTACCGATAGAAATATTGATATTTCGGGTATTGAAATTGTAAAGGGAGGTAAGACTTTCTTTTGGAGCGGGCTGTACCACAACGATTTGAATTCAAGAGATACTTTGGTTACCGAGCTTAATGTTTTGGCTGATTTTCAGCCAAAAGTTCCTCAAGATTATAAGAATGCTGAAGTTGTGATGTTAGGAAACTTACATCCGTTAGTGCAAAGCAGTGTTTTGGATCAAATGGAAACAAAACCAAAATTAGTAGTTTTGGATACCATGAACTTTTGGATGGATTGCGCATTACCTGAATTATTGGCAATCATCAAAAGAGTAGATGTTATTACAATAAATGATGAAGAAGCGCGTCAGCTTTCCGGAGAATATTCTTTGGTGAAAGCAGCTGCAAAAATTCACGAAATGGGACCAAAATATGTGGTAATCAAAAAAGGAGAACACGGAGCGTTGTTGTTCCATGGGGAAGAAATTTTCTTTGCTCCTGCATTGCCTTTAGAAGAAGTTTTTGATCCAACAGGAGCTGGAGATACTTTTGCAGGTGGATTTTCTGGATTTATTGCGCAAAGTGAAAATGTTTCTTTCGATAATATGAAAAACGCGATAATACATGGTTCCAATTTGGCTTCTTTCAGTGTGGAGAAATTTGGAACTGAGCGAATGATTCAGTTAGATAAAAAAGAAGTGCACGAGAGATTAAAACAGTTTAAATCTCTGACTCAGTTCGAAATAGAAATATAA
- a CDS encoding OmpA family protein, which translates to MKHVNKLLVAVAMVMGLSSQAQDSNNKWAIGFGVNAIDYRSSAGGDFMSHFDQPFMVSDNWNILPSVSYINVSRYVGSGFIVGLTGSINQIDKFVVAIPGRTPGKPDYTAINPGDLMYYGIDLTASYSFQELIKSKVLDPRLSVGGGYTFLGDESYGTVNPGIGLNIWFTENVGLSLLGTYKKSFGDRTYADNKTPDAPSYSQYSAGLVFKFGAKDTDGDGVYDKDDACPETAGLKQFNGCPDSDSDGIEDSKDKCPTVAGTAEFQGCTDTDGDGVADPDDACPSVAGLKQFQGCPDSDGDGITDASDKCPKEAGPASNGGCPVLDADKDGVADKEDACPTVPGPASNKGCPEVTEQVIQDLKVQARAVYFVTGKAVLETADKGATDGRLEAIKEILKNYPNAKFAIEGHTDNTGSAKINQKLSEDRAKVVMDKLIEKGVNPANLTSAGFGSTKPVATNKTKEGRALNRRTEIRHIGSVYEGKL; encoded by the coding sequence ATGAAACATGTTAACAAACTTCTAGTTGCTGTAGCAATGGTGATGGGGTTAAGCTCTCAAGCACAAGACAGTAACAATAAATGGGCTATCGGTTTTGGAGTAAACGCGATTGACTACAGATCTAGTGCTGGTGGTGACTTTATGAGTCATTTTGACCAACCTTTTATGGTAAGTGATAACTGGAACATTCTTCCTTCAGTTTCTTACATCAACGTATCAAGATACGTAGGAAGTGGTTTTATCGTTGGACTTACAGGATCTATCAATCAAATTGATAAATTTGTTGTAGCTATTCCTGGGCGTACACCAGGTAAACCAGATTATACAGCAATAAATCCTGGTGATTTAATGTATTACGGAATTGATCTTACAGCTTCATATAGTTTCCAAGAATTAATTAAATCTAAAGTGCTTGATCCAAGATTAAGCGTAGGTGGAGGTTATACTTTCTTAGGAGACGAGAGTTACGGAACTGTAAACCCTGGAATTGGATTAAACATTTGGTTTACTGAAAACGTAGGTCTTTCTTTATTGGGAACTTACAAAAAATCATTCGGAGACAGAACATATGCTGATAATAAAACTCCAGATGCTCCTTCTTATTCTCAATATTCTGCAGGTTTAGTTTTCAAATTTGGAGCTAAAGATACTGATGGAGACGGAGTATATGACAAAGATGATGCTTGTCCAGAAACAGCTGGTTTGAAACAATTCAACGGATGTCCTGATTCTGATTCAGACGGTATCGAAGATTCAAAAGATAAATGTCCTACAGTTGCTGGTACAGCTGAATTCCAAGGATGTACTGATACTGATGGTGACGGTGTAGCTGATCCAGATGACGCTTGTCCTTCAGTTGCTGGTTTGAAACAGTTCCAAGGTTGTCCTGATTCAGATGGTGACGGAATTACTGATGCTTCTGATAAATGTCCTAAAGAGGCAGGTCCTGCTTCAAATGGTGGATGTCCAGTATTAGACGCTGATAAAGACGGTGTAGCTGATAAAGAGGATGCTTGTCCTACAGTACCTGGTCCTGCAAGTAACAAAGGATGTCCTGAAGTAACTGAACAAGTTATACAAGATCTTAAAGTTCAAGCTAGAGCGGTTTACTTTGTAACAGGTAAAGCTGTTCTTGAGACTGCTGACAAAGGAGCTACAGATGGTAGATTGGAAGCAATCAAAGAAATCCTTAAAAACTACCCTAACGCTAAATTTGCTATAGAAGGTCATACAGACAACACTGGTAGTGCTAAAATAAACCAAAAACTATCTGAAGATAGAGCTAAGGTTGTTATGGATAAATTAATCGAAAAAGGTGTTAACCCAGCTAACTTAACTTCTGCAGGTTTTGGTTCAACTAAACCAGTTGCTACTAACAAAACTAAAGAAGGTAGAGCTCTTAACAGAAGAACTGAAATTAGACACATTGGTTCAGTTTACGAAGGTAAATTATAA
- a CDS encoding amidophosphoribosyltransferase: MSDALKHECGIALVRLLKPLEYYKEKYGTAFYGIQKMYLMMEKQHNRGQDGAGFASIKMDVEPGERYISRVRSNHSQPIQDVFKQINERINEVMVDHPEYADNVTELKANIPYVGELFLGHVRYGTFGKNSIESVHPFLRQSNWMHRNLILAGNFNMTNVKELFQNLVELGQHPKEMADTVTVMEKIGHFLDKEVMQLYQDCKAEGYSKREASPVIAERLDIAKILGRSAKNLDGGYAMAGLLGHGDAFVFRDPAGIRPAYFYQDDEVVVVASERPVIQTVFNVPFESVKEIDPGNALIIKKSGKVTMNQILEPTVKKACSFERIYFSRGSDAEIYQERKNLGKLILPSVLKAIDSDTDNTVFSYIPNTAETSFYGLVEAAQDFLNQRKKNYILENKDTLTVDSLDELLSVKIRTEKVAIKDAKLRTFITEDSSRDDLVAHVYDVTYGVIKPEDNLVIIDDSIVRGTTLKMSIIKMMDRLKPKRIVIVSSAPQIRYPDCYGIDMAKLEGLVAFRAALELLKERSLYHIVDDVYAKCKAQENFVDSEVVNYVTAIYEPFTDQEISDKIAEMLSSPEINAEVKIIFQSVEDLHIACPKNLGDWYFTGNYPTHGGNRVVNRAFMNFYEGKDARAY; the protein is encoded by the coding sequence ATGAGCGACGCTTTAAAACACGAATGTGGAATAGCTTTAGTTAGACTTTTAAAACCTCTTGAATATTATAAAGAGAAGTATGGAACTGCTTTTTACGGTATTCAAAAAATGTACTTGATGATGGAGAAACAGCACAATCGTGGTCAAGATGGTGCAGGTTTTGCTAGTATAAAGATGGATGTGGAGCCTGGTGAGAGATACATCAGCCGAGTACGTTCTAATCATTCACAGCCTATTCAGGATGTTTTTAAACAGATCAATGAAAGAATAAATGAGGTGATGGTTGACCATCCGGAATATGCGGATAATGTTACAGAATTGAAAGCCAATATCCCGTATGTAGGAGAATTGTTTTTAGGACATGTTCGTTACGGTACTTTTGGAAAAAACAGTATCGAGAGTGTTCACCCGTTTTTACGCCAAAGTAACTGGATGCACAGAAACCTTATTTTGGCTGGGAATTTTAACATGACGAATGTTAAAGAACTTTTTCAAAATTTGGTTGAGTTAGGGCAACATCCAAAAGAAATGGCGGATACGGTTACCGTAATGGAAAAAATTGGTCACTTTCTTGATAAAGAAGTAATGCAATTGTACCAAGACTGTAAAGCGGAAGGTTATTCAAAAAGAGAAGCCTCGCCAGTGATTGCAGAGCGTTTGGATATTGCAAAAATTTTGGGCCGTTCTGCCAAAAATCTAGATGGAGGATATGCAATGGCAGGTCTTTTAGGTCATGGTGATGCTTTTGTATTTAGAGATCCAGCCGGAATTCGTCCTGCTTATTTTTATCAAGACGATGAAGTAGTTGTTGTAGCATCTGAGCGACCAGTTATTCAAACGGTATTCAACGTGCCTTTTGAGAGTGTTAAGGAAATCGATCCAGGAAACGCTTTGATTATTAAGAAAAGCGGGAAAGTTACCATGAATCAAATTTTGGAACCAACCGTTAAGAAAGCGTGTTCATTTGAACGTATTTATTTTTCAAGAGGAAGTGATGCTGAAATTTATCAGGAAAGAAAGAATTTAGGAAAACTTATTTTGCCATCAGTATTGAAAGCTATCGATAGTGATACAGATAACACGGTTTTCTCATACATTCCAAATACGGCTGAAACCTCTTTCTACGGATTGGTTGAAGCTGCACAAGACTTTTTAAATCAAAGAAAGAAAAATTATATTCTTGAAAACAAAGATACTTTAACAGTAGATTCTTTGGATGAATTACTCTCTGTAAAAATCAGAACCGAAAAAGTAGCAATAAAAGACGCTAAACTTAGAACTTTTATTACCGAAGACAGTAGCAGGGATGATTTAGTAGCTCACGTTTATGATGTGACTTATGGTGTAATCAAACCAGAAGATAATTTGGTTATTATCGACGATAGTATTGTTCGTGGTACGACTCTTAAAATGAGTATCATTAAAATGATGGATCGTTTGAAACCAAAGAGAATTGTAATCGTTTCATCTGCTCCGCAAATACGTTATCCGGACTGTTACGGAATTGATATGGCTAAACTCGAAGGGCTTGTTGCATTTAGAGCAGCATTAGAATTGTTGAAAGAAAGAAGCTTGTATCATATTGTTGATGACGTTTATGCAAAATGTAAAGCGCAGGAAAATTTTGTTGATAGTGAAGTGGTAAATTATGTTACTGCTATTTATGAGCCTTTTACAGACCAAGAGATTTCAGATAAAATTGCCGAAATGTTAAGCTCTCCTGAAATAAACGCCGAAGTAAAAATTATTTTCCAATCAGTTGAAGATTTGCATATTGCTTGTCCTAAAAATTTAGGAGACTGGTATTTCACAGGAAATTATCCTACTCATGGAGGAAATAGAGTTGTTAACAGAGCCTTTATGAATTTCTATGAAGGTAAAGATGCAAGGGCATATTAA
- the kbl gene encoding glycine C-acetyltransferase, with the protein MYGKIKEHLQSELQDIEDNGIFKKERIITSPQGAEITISTGEKVLNFCANNYLGLSSHPEVIQAAKDAMDTHGFGMSSVRFICGTQDIHKTLEKKIADFYGTEDTILYAAAFDANGGVFEPLFGENDAIISDSLNHASIIDGVRLCKAARYRYENSNMEDLEQQLIKANEQGARFKIIVTDGVFSMDGVVAPLDKICDLADKYDALVMVDECHAAGFIGATGKGTLEAKGVMGRVDIVTGTLGKALGGAMGGYTTAKKEIIELLRQRSRPYLFSNSLAPAIVGASIKVFELLEKDTVLRDKLEWNANYFKAGMKNAGFDIVEGDSAIVPVMLYDAKLAQIMAGELLKEGVYVIGFFFPVVPKDKARIRVQLSAAHTKEHLDKAIEAFVIVGKRLAVI; encoded by the coding sequence ATGTACGGTAAAATTAAAGAACATTTACAGTCAGAACTTCAAGATATTGAAGATAACGGTATTTTTAAAAAGGAGAGAATTATAACTTCTCCCCAAGGAGCAGAAATTACGATTTCGACAGGAGAAAAAGTTTTAAATTTTTGTGCCAATAATTATTTAGGGTTGTCTTCTCATCCAGAAGTTATTCAAGCTGCAAAAGATGCAATGGACACCCATGGATTTGGAATGTCATCAGTGCGGTTTATTTGCGGGACGCAAGATATTCATAAAACATTAGAAAAAAAGATAGCCGATTTTTATGGTACTGAAGATACAATATTGTATGCCGCTGCTTTTGATGCCAATGGAGGTGTTTTCGAGCCTCTGTTTGGAGAAAATGATGCGATTATTTCTGATAGCTTAAATCATGCTTCTATTATCGATGGAGTACGTTTGTGTAAGGCGGCTCGCTATCGTTATGAGAATAGTAATATGGAGGATCTCGAACAGCAGTTAATTAAGGCTAATGAGCAAGGAGCCCGTTTTAAAATAATAGTTACTGATGGAGTTTTTTCTATGGACGGAGTAGTTGCGCCCTTGGATAAAATCTGTGACTTGGCCGATAAATATGATGCTTTGGTTATGGTAGATGAATGTCATGCCGCAGGATTTATAGGGGCAACCGGCAAGGGGACACTTGAAGCAAAAGGAGTAATGGGACGTGTGGATATTGTTACGGGGACGTTAGGAAAAGCTTTGGGAGGTGCTATGGGAGGTTATACAACTGCCAAAAAAGAAATAATTGAATTATTGCGTCAGCGTTCTAGGCCTTATTTATTTTCAAATTCGCTTGCGCCTGCTATTGTTGGGGCATCAATTAAAGTGTTTGAATTACTAGAAAAAGATACTGTGTTAAGAGATAAATTGGAATGGAACGCAAATTACTTTAAAGCAGGTATGAAAAACGCGGGTTTTGATATAGTGGAAGGGGATTCGGCTATTGTTCCAGTAATGTTGTATGATGCTAAATTAGCACAGATTATGGCCGGTGAGTTGTTAAAAGAAGGGGTGTATGTAATAGGTTTCTTCTTTCCGGTAGTGCCTAAAGATAAAGCTAGGATAAGAGTGCAATTATCAGCGGCTCATACGAAGGAACATTTGGATAAAGCAATCGAAGCTTTTGTAATTGTGGGTAAAAGACTTGCTGTAATATAA
- a CDS encoding superoxide dismutase, translated as MAFELPQLPYAYDALEPHIDARTMEIHHTKHHNAYTTNLNAAITGTDLEGKTIENILINLDKSNAAVRNNGGGFYNHNLFWTVMSPNGGGLPTGELLAAIESSFGSFEEFKAKFAKAGATQFGSGWAWLCVQKGGKLDVCGTPNQDNPLMPEVGCGGTPILGMDVWEHAYYLHYQNRRPDYIEAFFNVINWTEVARRFALEK; from the coding sequence ATGGCTTTTGAATTACCGCAATTACCTTATGCGTATGACGCATTGGAACCTCATATTGATGCTCGTACAATGGAAATCCACCATACAAAACATCACAATGCTTATACAACAAATTTGAACGCAGCTATCACTGGAACTGATTTGGAAGGAAAAACTATCGAAAACATCTTAATCAACCTTGATAAATCAAATGCTGCAGTTCGTAACAACGGTGGTGGATTTTACAACCACAACTTATTTTGGACTGTTATGTCTCCAAACGGTGGCGGGCTTCCAACTGGTGAATTACTAGCTGCAATTGAGAGTTCTTTTGGTTCTTTTGAAGAATTTAAAGCCAAATTTGCTAAAGCTGGTGCTACACAATTTGGTTCAGGATGGGCTTGGTTATGTGTGCAAAAAGGCGGAAAACTTGACGTTTGCGGAACTCCAAACCAAGACAACCCTTTGATGCCAGAAGTTGGTTGTGGTGGAACTCCAATTTTAGGAATGGACGTTTGGGAACACGCTTATTATTTACACTATCAAAACAGAAGACCTGATTATATCGAAGCTTTCTTTAATGTAATTAACTGGACTGAAGTTGCTAGACGTTTTGCTCTAGAGAAATAG